A region of the Candidatus Acidiferrales bacterium genome:
TGGCTAGGTGTTAGGTGCTAGGTCTGCGACCGTTTGAAAAAGTACTATAAAACGTTTTACATTGGAAATGTTTTGATCTAAACTGGGGCATGCGGACCTACCGTCGCCTTCAGGTTCGGCTTTCTCGCAGGCAGGAGCAAAAGTTGGAGGAGGTGTTGCGAGGCGGCCTGCAGCCGGTTCGTGTCGTTTTGCGTTCTCTCGCCCTCCTGCAGTTGTCCGAGGGGCAAACACCACCGCAGGTGGCGCGCCACCTGCGCCTCACCGCCAAGGGCGTGCGTGACATTGGCTGGCGTTACAACAACGAAGGTTTGAAAGGAGCGCTGTACGACAAAGAACGGCCCGGCGCCGCGCCGGTCTTCGGCGACAGCCAGCGTCAGCGCATCATTGCCATGGTGTGCAGCGATCCTCCGGCGGGGTGTGCCCGCTGGACGGTGCGCCTCATCGCCGAGGAGGCCGTGAAACGAAAGCTGGTTTCCGGGATAGGGCGGGAGACCATCCGGATCTTGTTACAAGACCACGAGTTGCAGCCGTGGCGGGAAAAAAATGTGGTGCATCGCCGAACTCGACGACGAATACATCGAAAGGATGGAAGACGTTCTGGAGGTCTATGAAAAGCCGCTATCTGCCGAAGAGCCGGTCGTCTGCGCGGATGAGAAGCCGGTGACTCTGCACCACGATGTCCGGGATCCCCTCCCGATGAAACCCGGCAGCGTGGCCAAGCGCGACAATGAATACGAACGTCGTGGAACGGCCAATGTGTTTTGCGCCATCGAACCGCAAGCGGGAGTCCACTTTACGAAGGTAACCCCGACCCGCTCGTCGCCCGAATTTGCAGACTTCATCCAGTCGATCGCTCATCGCTATCCCGAGGCGCAGACCATCCATCTGGTGATGGACAACCTGAGTTCACACACCCGAAAGGCGCTGGTGGAGCGGTTTGGCGCCGAAGCGGGTGGATCCCTGTGGGATCAGTTCACCGTTCACTACACACCGGTGCATGGAAGTTGGCTGAACCAGGCGGAGTTGGAGATCGGCCTGTTTTCCAGGCAATGCCTGGGGAAGCGCCGGATCGGAGATATTCGGTTTCTGCGAGCAGAAACTCGCGCCTGGAACCGGCGAGTGAATCGGAAACGCATCACGATCAACTGGAAGTTTGATCGTAAGAAGGCGAGGAAGAAGTTCAAGTACAAGTACAAAACCAAGCGGTCGAAGACCTAGCCCACGCCGCGACATCCTTCAGCGACAAGTCGGATACCGCA
Encoded here:
- a CDS encoding helix-turn-helix domain-containing protein, with the translated sequence MLRGGLQPVRVVLRSLALLQLSEGQTPPQVARHLRLTAKGVRDIGWRYNNEGLKGALYDKERPGAAPVFGDSQRQRIIAMVCSDPPAGCARWTVRLIAEEAVKRKLVSGIGRETIRILLQDHELQPWREKNVVHRRTRRRIHRKDGRRSGGL
- a CDS encoding IS630 family transposase, with translation MWCIAELDDEYIERMEDVLEVYEKPLSAEEPVVCADEKPVTLHHDVRDPLPMKPGSVAKRDNEYERRGTANVFCAIEPQAGVHFTKVTPTRSSPEFADFIQSIAHRYPEAQTIHLVMDNLSSHTRKALVERFGAEAGGSLWDQFTVHYTPVHGSWLNQAELEIGLFSRQCLGKRRIGDIRFLRAETRAWNRRVNRKRITINWKFDRKKARKKFKYKYKTKRSKT